The genomic DNA TCCGTTGGGTGGGCGAAGGAATCATCAATTTTGTGGATCCGTTGTATGAAGCCTACTATTTCCCCTTTATGGAAAAACTGTTCGGCTCGGCGCAGGACGGATTTTTGGGGAAGTTACTGGTGGGCGACGGCGGCGAAACCTTTTTTGGGATATTAACCGACGGCTTAAAAATTGCCTTGGTAGATGTAATGGCGTATGTGCTTGCATTTTATGCGTTAATGGGTTTCTTGGGCGATTTGGGGTATCTTCCGCGCTTGGCAGTGCTGTTGGACGGCATTTTGCATAAGGTAGGTTTGCACGGGTACGGGTCTCTCCCGATCATGCTGGGCTTTGGGTGTAAAGTTCCTGCGGTAATGGGTGTGCGCGTGCTTGAAACGCGCCGCGAGAGAGTGATTGCCTTGGCCCTTATTTTGGTACTCGCGCCTTGTATTTCGCAAACAGCCATGATTATTTCTATCCTTTCCCCCTACGGCATTAAATATATGTTAATGGTGTTTGGTGCGCTTGTAGTAAACGGTATTTTGGCGGGGACGGTGTTAAACAAACTGATGAAAGGCGAAACACCCGAATTGTTTATGGAAATTCCTTCGTGGCAGGTGCCTCAATGGCGGCCGTTACTACGCAAATTGTGGTTGCGTATGAAAGAGTATCTGTGTGATGCGTTGCCGCTTATTTTAGTAGGGGTATTGTTTGTAGATTTAATGCAATTTTCCGGTTTAACCGCGTGGATAACCAAAATTTCGCGCTATCCGGTGGAAATGCTGCTGGGCCTTCCGGCGGATACTACCCCTCTTCTTATTTTGGGCTTTTTGCGTAAGGATATTTCTATTGCCTTGTTGGAACCCTTCCACTTGGCTCCCGAAATGTTGGTAGTGGCCTGTGTGTTTATGGCGATGTATTTGCCGTGTGTGGCTACCTTCTTTGTGATGTTGCGTGAAAGCGGTTGGAAAGACACCTTGCGCGTGGTCAGCCTGACGCTGGGCCTGGCCTTTTTATCCGCGTGGGTATTACGGCTGATTTTATTGTAAAACTAAA from Elusimicrobium sp. includes the following:
- a CDS encoding ferrous iron transporter B, yielding MEKDNSRTLQQLKSGHTAQIKDIRTDAKMAEKLAAMGLVRGQFITRKKGSSPVVVNVSGTEVAIGRETAKKIVVTSKKNTFLLAGNPNVGKSLIFSRLTGIGIISSNFPGTTVGLNYGQTQFDGEAYDIIDIPGLYRLEEEWVIEGKKRNLFKELDYDFIVCVADASHLERNLYFLLEILQLKKPVILLLNKFDQAQRKGIHIDIKALKKLLGIPVIATVGTTGEGLKELAHEAARLAQRQEVSTQLEVPPTPEGKWNEIGRIIRKVQTVKHKHPSFWEHLQGWATTPITGLPIALIVLVLSFMIIRWVGEGIINFVDPLYEAYYFPFMEKLFGSAQDGFLGKLLVGDGGETFFGILTDGLKIALVDVMAYVLAFYALMGFLGDLGYLPRLAVLLDGILHKVGLHGYGSLPIMLGFGCKVPAVMGVRVLETRRERVIALALILVLAPCISQTAMIISILSPYGIKYMLMVFGALVVNGILAGTVLNKLMKGETPELFMEIPSWQVPQWRPLLRKLWLRMKEYLCDALPLILVGVLFVDLMQFSGLTAWITKISRYPVEMLLGLPADTTPLLILGFLRKDISIALLEPFHLAPEMLVVACVFMAMYLPCVATFFVMLRESGWKDTLRVVSLTLGLAFLSAWVLRLILL